AAGCAGTCACTTTTATTTAGCATGTTTTCACAACACTTGATTTTAAGCCtttttatcaattacatttatttaaattttttaaagGTAACAGTTAACTCAAACCAACCTATAAACTGACTGCTTCAATTCCAAGATCAGGGAGAACGTTGTCCATTCTCTGGGCCCTGGAGTCCTTTTAAATGTACAGGCGAGCAGCAACTTCAGCAGTACAAAACAGAGATACAAATGAATGAGGTACAGCAGAAACCCAAAGAAGCAATGGATGAAGGGAAGGCTCAGGGCAcaatatctgaaatgtatttgttgGGGCAGGTTCTTCACAAGCAGCCCTGAGCACCGTTGAAAAGTGACATTACTGCGAGCTGGCTGACTGCTTACGCCCCAACTGACTGAAAGACGGCATCAGGATTCAGGATCCATTGACATTCCTAAGCAGTGATTACATCCCTATGGAATTGTCCAGAAACTAAAAGACAAATAAACAAATCAACTGTTTACTGTGCCAGTGCTGAAGGAATTTTCACAGCTAGCTTTTCCAAATCGAAAATTAACCTTTTTTAAAAAAAGGGCTGTCGTAAGTTATTTTCGACAGAGACAAATCTTCTAGATCGCTCCAGGATCACTGGAGAGCAAAGATTTGTCAGTAACACTTGGCAAATGTCTGTAGACATTTAATTTAGTACAAAATGCCTTGATTTTAAAAGGAAGATAAACCTGGGACATATTTGGGGTTGGTCTTCTAGAAGTGTAGACAACCAGAATAAATGCTATTCTGATTATATAAATGTACTGAGGATTACAATATAATACCGGTTAGACAAGGGCAACAAAGGAAGACTtcagaaaaatacatttttgagaACAATCATGTACTTGTAgcccaaaaataataataattctgaaAATGTCTAAGTGCACTTACAACAGCTCCGACAAAGTTTCAGTCTACTCTCAGTGCTCCAATGGCGAAAATaatgtatgtgtcccaaatggcaccctaatggGCCCTAGTCAACAGTAgaacactagatagggaatagggtgtcattcagGACAGATGCTCAAGGTAAACATTTTCTGAAGATGCTGTCTGAATGAAATTACTTTCCAAGTTCCAAACACTTCCATGAAAAATGGAGTCTGGTTCGATTGGCTAAATAATATGGaaggtgtgggtgggtgggtggacatcatatacacatacacacggttTCCCTCGTCACATCAGCTTCTGACTACAGCGACGCAACCGAACAATCGCAAAGTAACAGACTGCAATGCATGAATGGATGCAGCCTTTTCTGTCTCACAAATGGTAAAATGTTTCTACATCGTCATTGTCACAATCCAGATTATTAAATAATCCCAGCCTTCCCCTTTCCCAACAAAAAAAGGTGTTATTCCAGTCAAGGATCAAAATAACCGATTTCAACCTTAAAATAAATATTAAGGGGGAAAACAATCCCCTgtacataaaataaaataagataaAGGATGCGTTCAGAACACATTCACACGTGGCAATTGAAACGTACTTTAGATCACATGAAGTTCAATGAAGCTGCTCCAAGAGATCGGGACGCTGGCACAGACAAACTCCACTACTAGAGTGCGCTACCTTTAGATTAACCATTGTGTTGATTTTCGGCTTTTCTCATCTCGAATCTTGAACGATTTTGTGTTGGTTGGTCATCTTTCGTTTATTTTTTCTGAtatgggggaaggagggagattgTGAAAAGGAGTCCTCTTTCAGTGTGGCAGCCATAGCCTCAGAGCATTCCAAACCCTTTGGCATAGAGGATGGCTTTgagcagtctctctctcagcttctccTTGGTGTCGTACTCCGGGAGCAGCAGCACGTTGAAGCAGGTGTGAGATGTGGGTAACCTGCAGAaaggggcagaggagagggatggggtCAAAGGCCATTCCAATTGTTAAGGTCAACAGGCCATTCATTTGGAATGGGATTACCTTGAAGTTCCACTGTAATCTGAAGCCAATTCATCAATTTCCCCTCAACAAAACGCATGCAAAGTACATGgttatttttattcatttatatatacacacagttgaaCACATTTGCTCGTTGCATGTTTCCAACGTGATGGGAGTGAGAAATGTGGGCTGCAGACGGAAGACATCCTCACCTGTCTGTGTCGGGGCCGTTCTTGGCGATGATCATCTTGAGCTTTCCCAGGCCTCCGACAGGGGCTCTGTCTGTGCCCGTGGTGAACTGCAGGAACAGCCTCTTCTGCTCCTCAGCAAACGAGTGCAGCGTCTCCCAGAACTCCCTGGTGGGTCAAGTACAGACAAGGCTTTATATTAGTGTCCTATTCTGGGTTTTTGGTCACTGTCCCTGATGTCAGCAGCAGATCAAACTGATGAATTTCAAAATGGTTAGACTGTCCTTTCTGCAGTCAAGTCCCTTTTGAAGTAATGGTCCATCAcctccacacacacctacacacacacacaaataaagatATTCCTTACTTAATGATGCGTGAATCTCTGCTGTAGCCGCCATCATATTCTGTCGTTTCTTCAAGTGCTTGAAAGTCTAGGTTCTGTGTGTGATATACACATTATGGAGAGTTAAATCACATTTAAAAACcacaaaaaaattataaataCAAATGACTAAATTCTCTTTTCTACAGCTTACCCTGCTTCCACAGATGAGCAGCTCGATTTCCTCCGGCCGGAATAAATATTTCAGCGGGGACTCGTTAGTGACCATGTGAAAACCTCTTCTGAAGGCTTTGAACTGCTTCTCAACACTCTTATTCAGCATGTACTCCGCATACTGAGCTACAAACTCCTGTCGACCACAAGATGAAACAACGGCATGATTCTCTGGACGGAACACTACCTCATACTCTATTCAACCCCACTGGTCAAATAAGCTACATCTAAAATAGAAAAATCCTGATAATTAAAATGTGTAAAAGCATGATTTTGAGTGAAATAATTTTCTCAAAAACTTCTTGAAACTCACTTTTCTGTTCTCGTTGGTGACTGGAATTTGATCACCATTTTCCCTTAAGTCGTACATGAGGGGGTTTCCGAACAGGTCCGTCTGGGATATCTGGAAGGTGATCATCATGTCCTCCTCCACACTACCCTCATACTCTGACAGCTCCTTCAGACTCTGGTACAGAACCTGCACAGAGAACAGGACACAGGGGAGAGCAGACAGAAACACCTTATCAATAACACCATTTCAATGGTATTTATATGTTAAGGTCTAGATTGCCCTGAAAGAAATTGCTAAGTAAAATGTAATGTAACACCATAGGAGTCTACAGCCATGTCGCAGCACAAAGGTTTAAATCCCACTCTGGAGATGAATATCATTAAGCTAATTGTATTAATAAACAGGACTTCAAATACTAACCGGATTGGAGTCTGCGAGGTCCCGGAAGGTTCCTTTCTTGCCCATGAGCTTTCTGTAGACCACCATGGGGAAGTGAACGTCCAGGATGCAGTTGTTGTAAATGGCCAGGCCAAGGACGATGCCGATCAGCGTGAACTGACCCTCGTTTTCAAATGACGACGGGTTGAACCAGAACATCTTGGTGCGCTCGTCGTACGCAAACATTCCTGAGGAGAAGGAAGCCGTGTTAAGGACAAGGAACAACCTTTACAATATACAACACAAACCAACCACATCCACTGCAGTAACGACGAGGACCTTTATAAAACACAACAGCAACACAAATCAACCACATCCAATCCCAGTCTCACAGTGACGGGTCAGCAACGTATCGACCGACTGACGACTTGGTTTCTCACCAATATCTGGGTTGAAGATCTCCTCCACGACAAGCTGAAAGAACTCTTTGGAAACCCCTCCTTCATCTACACCTTGTTCTCCTTCAAACTCCACATACAGCTGCTTCTTCAAGTCTGCAGGATTCTCCATGGCGATCATCTCAAGCTAACAGGAAAAATAGAAGTAAAATAATGATCTAATACTAGTGTGAGGAATAGTGGACACTCTCTCCAGTCAGTACAAACACCACTCCAATGCTTTTAAATTCTTGAGGGGGAGTAGATGAAACAAGTACACACTTCGGGGTGGTAGAAACTAAACAGGGCCTTGGACTTACCCTGACGAGGGCATCATCGATGATGTGGTCTCGGCGTACTTTAAGCCTCAGGTAGGGGTTGAGCTGTTGTCCCTGCACCAGGCTGTAGAGTACTGTGATGCGTCGCTCGCTGTACATGCGGATGCGGTTGTCGTAGTACAGGCCCAGGTTCTTGGTCACGGCGTTGAGGATGAACGGACACGTCATGAAGGAGAACTTGTTCTCCGTCTCCACTTTAAAGAATGTGTAGTCCTTGTCCATCTCTAGGACTTCATTCAGGGGCTCGTTGACAAACTCCTCAAAGGGGATGAGGGGCCGCCGGCTGTCGGAAGTCCGGATGGTAAGCTCAGTCTCCAGGGGGTCCACCCGGGGGCCCTtcttgtttctcctctcctcccccagcagcTCCTGCAGTGTCAACTCGCTGGACTCAGGGATGggctcctcgtcctcctcttcgtTGTGCTCCGTGTCCACCTCCCCTCCCATGACATTTGCATAGTAGACAATCTTCAAGCACTTGGTGGCTGCCACCACTGCATCGTCGTCGTTCACCAGGTTGCGGCTGTTGAACTCATTGCTGACCACCTTAGTAATTAAAATAACAATACATTTAATATGTATAGTGCTTTTCATTACAGAGGAATCTCATAGCTCTATGTAGGCTGAaaaaaaacaaaagacaaaatacCAAGAGAATCTAGCTACCTTGTAGGTGATGAGCTGCTGGAAGGTCTCCATTATGCGGTGGATCTGCTCAGCACTGTAGTGAGACCACAGGCGGGCCAGCTTGGCCAGCGCGGGTAGGGGCAGCTTGCTCATGGCCCTGCAGAACTGGGGCAGGGCGATCTCCAGGTAGTCTGGGCTATGGAGGTTACTGTTCTCCATCACCACCACAAACAAGTTCAGGTAGTTGGGGTCCCGGGAGTAGACGTTGTGGTACGTCAGGTCACATTCCACGTTGGGCGACAGGTAGACCAGTGCGTTGAGGAAGGCAGTTTCGATATTACCGTTGGACAGCAGTCTCTGGTAGACCCTCCTGACAGCGTCGATGTCCACAGAAACCTCATCAGGACCCAGCTTCCCCACATCATTGTCCCCTGATGCAGCGCCGTCTAACCGGGAAGAGGAACCGGGTGAGTCCTCCTCCATAGCAGCAGCGGAGCAGGCGGCCGCTTCCTCCTCGTCCTCGTCTTTGTCCTCGTCCTTGCTCTGGAGGGACTTCAGCTCCTCCTTGGTGGGTGGTTTGGACCGGCGGAAGCTCTGCACCAGGCCCTCTGCGCTGGAGAACACCCTTCCTATGACCCGGATCAGAGGGGAGTAGTCCTCCTTCTCTCCACAGATGTGTAGGATCTCATACACTTTCTCCTCTGTTAGGTAATTCACATCTGGAAAACATCAATGTAATACAGTTAATTAAGCAGCATATGTAATATCCAGTTATGGCTAAAAAGTTTACAGTTTCAGTTAAGATCAACAGCCTGAATCTGAAATTCTGCACTACAATTGAAACACTCCGAAAAGTATTGATGCACGAATGAGTCACTTATGCCAACACACCTTTGAAGTCGTCCCTTACACAATGGTTCATTGTGGTGCCTTTCTTGGAAGGGTGTGGGTCGCACAGTTTGGCATTGATCTTGTACAGCTCCAGGGCCTTGACGGCGGCTGCGTTGTTGTCCAAGCGGTGGGAGCCCCTGGACGAGGAGCACCACGCGTTCGAGCAGGAGTCATTCCCACAGCCCTCTGTTAACTGGTGGTAGTAGCGCTCTATTAGATGCTTGGCGGCTGCTCGCTTCCTGAATTGGAGGCCGTTCAGATTGGAAGCATGGAGAGTTATGAAACTGGCTGCGAGTCTCAATCAAAACAGCACTGAAATCAGTCTTATCAACATCCAAAGTggtaaacataaaaaaaacactAAAAAAACAAAAGGAACTTAATGTCATTTATAAATATCAATGTGGTCTTCATTGGAAATTAGATAAGCCGCTAAACATTTAAGAACTAAAACATTCATTTTCATTGGGAACTTGTGGACTCAGCATCCACTGTGTGCCTGCTGCAGTAGCAGACCATGCAGGAGGGATGGTGTGTGGAAGCCAGAGGAAAATTATTAATATGAAGGTGCATAGATGGTGACACTTTGACAAAATGACTGTGGACATTCATTGGTTAGTGAAAGGAGGGAGATATTAAATATTAGCTTTCCATAGATAGTCAATTAACATGTTCTGAGGTAGGTGACTAAATTAacgtactgtactgtagctagctactgtatgTTAATCACTGAATGACATGACTGACAACTTAAAATAAACTTACATTCGGCTTGCTTCCGTGTTTTCTATGTCAGACTCCTCTTGTATTCTAAACAAACAAATACATCAATAGCTTAGGTCAGGAATATGTAGCTAAATCTGTTGACAGAACCATCTAGCCTACCTACTACAGCTAGCTACAGCAGAGAAATTAACTTACTTATCTAGCGAGTGAAACGATTTTTACTAGTGTagcgttagctaactagctagttaagACAGCCACAACAACTAACAGTAAGTGGACGCTAGTTAATCTTATGTtaatgtaaacaaatttctgaCTGATGATGAAATGTCTACAGGAACAGCGAATATAAATCTGCCAAGACCGATACAAGTAGCTAACGTTGGCCAGCTAGCTAACGCAGACAGAGTGATGACCGTGCAGCTTGCTTGCTAAGTAGCTAGTCGTTCAGGCGATAATGTTTTAGGTAACATGGTTACAATTCAGCAATACATCGTCGTAACTGTACGTTAACGTGAAATCAGAACAGCAAACAAACTAGCTACCTAAAAGTTATGTTAATAACTAGCTAAGTAGCATTGCTAGTTAGCCAACTAGCGGTTGCTAAATTGACTTTTCAGACCTAGCCTAGCTGGAGGGCAACATTAACTAGCTGCCTACATACCTGGAAATCTGCAGGAATTTTGCACTTTTACTTCATTTTACATGCAagttacatagctagctagccagaaaCCATACGTTGGGAATCATTTTATTGCTACGATACAGAAACATGCACCCTTCCCCAAACCACGACACTCTATTTATCTCCATGCCGACCTGTCGTATCCTCCTGCAGGGGATGTCTCGGCCTGTGGTAGCGCACACTCACAATCCCTCTCTTCGGAATTCATACGAGACGTTCTCCCGCAGTTGCCCGTGATCCTGTGTAACTGTATGAATTAACACTTTCTCCACAGTTTGGATAAATGTTCAACAAATCGTTATGTTACTGCTCAAGGCTCTTGACGGTGATGGGCGATTTTATTGAATAAGGAACTTCATTTAAGGCCTATTTCATGCTCTAGTCTCTGTTTGGTGTTTACAGCCATCTTGACTTCAACAACCCGACCAGGGGACACGTCCCAGAATGCAATGTTGCGGTAGGAATATTTTGTTCAAAAGCCCTTTCCCTCACTTTTGAGCTCAGTTCAGTCATTGAGCTACTGCAAAAAACAGTGAAGCCTTTGTATGTCTGTTACAAACGCCTCCAAAATACATAGCTATCCCTATTAAAATTGTGGCTATCAAGTGTTCCTTGAGTCAGGCAAATGGGGTTCTGCCACTGTTCACTACAccggtgtcagaagtgggatacaTGTACCATCGTTTTATTTCTTAAACGCTGGGGGGGACCCCTTTAGCTATATAATATTTTTGTttaattatttgataaaatattgaattggcctttactactatagcctatAGAAACGCAATGAATAACACATGCAtaaatggcaacaaaaaaaaaatcataatgaataaggttttgaagtgtctgtcctatagaGATATAAGAAAACTCCCGGGTATAACCAGTGATGTTGAGACTCGTGCCCTTCCACAAATCCAGTTTCTTTTTTATTTCCATATTATTGTTACAT
The genomic region above belongs to Oncorhynchus kisutch isolate 150728-3 linkage group LG16, Okis_V2, whole genome shotgun sequence and contains:
- the LOC109882797 gene encoding ubiquitin-protein ligase E3A; this encodes MNSEERDCECALPQAETSPAGGYDRIQEESDIENTEASRMKRAAAKHLIERYYHQLTEGCGNDSCSNAWCSSSRGSHRLDNNAAAVKALELYKINAKLCDPHPSKKGTTMNHCVRDDFKDVNYLTEEKVYEILHICGEKEDYSPLIRVIGRVFSSAEGLVQSFRRSKPPTKEELKSLQSKDEDKDEDEEEAAACSAAAMEEDSPGSSSRLDGAASGDNDVGKLGPDEVSVDIDAVRRVYQRLLSNGNIETAFLNALVYLSPNVECDLTYHNVYSRDPNYLNLFVVVMENSNLHSPDYLEIALPQFCRAMSKLPLPALAKLARLWSHYSAEQIHRIMETFQQLITYKVVSNEFNSRNLVNDDDAVVAATKCLKIVYYANVMGGEVDTEHNEEEDEEPIPESSELTLQELLGEERRNKKGPRVDPLETELTIRTSDSRRPLIPFEEFVNEPLNEVLEMDKDYTFFKVETENKFSFMTCPFILNAVTKNLGLYYDNRIRMYSERRITVLYSLVQGQQLNPYLRLKVRRDHIIDDALVRLEMIAMENPADLKKQLYVEFEGEQGVDEGGVSKEFFQLVVEEIFNPDIGMFAYDERTKMFWFNPSSFENEGQFTLIGIVLGLAIYNNCILDVHFPMVVYRKLMGKKGTFRDLADSNPVLYQSLKELSEYEGSVEEDMMITFQISQTDLFGNPLMYDLRENGDQIPVTNENRKEFVAQYAEYMLNKSVEKQFKAFRRGFHMVTNESPLKYLFRPEEIELLICGSRNLDFQALEETTEYDGGYSRDSRIIKEFWETLHSFAEEQKRLFLQFTTGTDRAPVGGLGKLKMIIAKNGPDTDRLPTSHTCFNVLLLPEYDTKEKLRERLLKAILYAKGFGML